The proteins below are encoded in one region of Halorhodospira halochloris:
- the gltB gene encoding glutamate synthase large subunit — translation MSFHALPNQQGLYDPAQEHDSCGIGFVCHIRNQKSHRIIEQGLEILERLHHRGAVGADPKAGDGAGILVQIPDDFFRAEVDFELPAVGDYGVAMVFFSRDEQQRAKLQKTVEDHVQEGGQKVLGWRDVPLDNSDLGETVLPSEPLVRQLFIGRGDNCPDQESFERKLFVIRKRMDNAIKDAGYEVSDYYVTSMSSRTITYKGMLLAGQVGDYYRDLQDERFVSALALVHQRFSTNTFPTWDLAQPFRMICHNGEINTLRGNVNWMAARRHTMRSKVLGDDLDTIWPLIPEGQSDSACFDNALELLVMGGYSLAHAMMLLIPEAWSGNILMDDKRRAFYEYHEALMEPWDGPAAIAFTDGRQIGATLDRNGLRPARYLVTDDDLVILGSEMGVLDIPEERIVQKWRLQPGLMLLIDLEEGRIISDQEIKTQLAEAHPYTDWLRRTQIRLEELPTSVGPMAPDATTLLDKQQAFGYTQEDIKFLLDPMVSSGAEAVGSMGADNPLAVLSSRPKHLSSYFKQNFAQVTNPAIDPIREELVMSLVCMIGPRPNLLGIDEAGQNWRLETSQPVLTNEDLERIRHIEYSSGGAFRTRTVDVCYPASEGAAGMHDALQNVCQKAEQAVLDGYNILILSDRNTNLDHIPIPMLLATSAVHHHLTRHGLRTSSGLVVETGAALEVHHFATLCGYGAEAVNPYLAFDTIQSILPQLPEQLNFEQAQQRYINAVGKGLLKVMSKMGISTLESYCGAQIFDAVGLNSEFVDKYFTGTPSRIEGVGLQGVAEEAVRWHSSAYGGADIYRDHLDVGGEYAFRLRGEDHSWTPDAIAKLQHATRANDAQTYAQFTQLINDQSERLLTLRGLMDFKYADQQIPLEEVEPASEIVKRFSTGAISFGAISYEAHSALAKAMNALGGKSNTGEGGEEPERFEPLEDGSMNPERSAIKQVASGRFGVTAEYLANSDDIQIKIAQGAKPGEGGQLPGHKVDRNIAKVRHSTPGVGLISPPPHHDIYSIEDLAQLIHDLKNVQPRSRISVKLVSEVGVGTVAAGVSKAHADQITIAGYDGGTGASPLTSIKHAGSAWEIGLAETHQTLVHNRLRGRVSLQVDGGLRTGRDVVIGALLGADEFGFATAPLIVQGCIMMRKCHLNTCPVGVATQDPELRRRFRGKPEHLINYFFFVAEEVREIMAKLGFRTVNEMIGQSDRLEKRSAINHWKANGLDFSGILAKPEAVPGVAVYNCEEQDHGLEQALDHFLIKQSQPALDNGTPVHIETPVYNYNRTVGTMLSGRIAERYGHPGLPDDTIYIKAQGTGGQSFGAWLAGGVTIELAGDANDYVGKGLSGGRIIIYPPENAGIKVAEHNIIVGNTVLYGAISGECFFRGVGGERFCVRNSGATAVVEGVGDHGCEYMTGGVMICLGSTGRNFAAGMSGGIAYVLDEEGSFAERCNQTMVDLQPIDPEQEYLESIEEAERNEPIDIYEDPRRHDVKRLRTLIERHLSYTGSQRAREILDDWEHYLPKFIKVMPLDFRRALNEIEAQQAQPPAPTRPPKFHQALEGSTVNG, via the coding sequence ATGAGCTTCCACGCCTTACCTAACCAACAGGGTCTCTACGATCCAGCTCAAGAACACGACTCCTGCGGTATCGGATTCGTTTGCCACATACGCAATCAGAAAAGCCATCGCATCATTGAGCAGGGGTTGGAGATTCTTGAACGTCTGCACCATCGTGGAGCAGTTGGCGCAGACCCTAAGGCAGGCGACGGCGCCGGCATCTTGGTTCAAATACCCGACGACTTTTTCCGCGCTGAGGTGGATTTTGAGTTGCCTGCGGTAGGCGACTACGGCGTGGCAATGGTCTTTTTTAGCCGCGATGAACAACAGCGTGCCAAATTACAGAAAACAGTTGAGGACCACGTTCAAGAAGGCGGCCAAAAGGTCCTCGGCTGGCGAGACGTGCCGCTGGATAACAGCGATCTGGGCGAGACTGTTCTGCCCAGCGAGCCGCTAGTGCGCCAACTGTTCATCGGTCGTGGCGACAACTGCCCTGATCAGGAATCCTTCGAGCGCAAACTATTTGTTATCCGTAAGCGCATGGATAATGCCATCAAGGATGCCGGCTATGAAGTCAGTGACTACTACGTCACCTCAATGTCGTCGCGCACCATAACCTATAAGGGGATGCTCCTTGCCGGACAAGTCGGCGACTACTACCGCGACTTGCAGGATGAGCGCTTTGTCAGCGCCCTAGCACTGGTCCACCAGCGCTTTTCCACCAACACCTTCCCGACCTGGGACCTAGCGCAACCATTCCGCATGATCTGCCATAACGGCGAGATCAACACCTTGCGCGGCAACGTCAACTGGATGGCAGCGCGCCGCCACACCATGCGCTCCAAAGTCCTCGGTGATGACCTCGACACCATCTGGCCACTTATCCCAGAGGGTCAGTCTGACTCTGCCTGCTTCGATAACGCCCTGGAACTTCTGGTAATGGGCGGCTACTCACTCGCCCACGCCATGATGCTGCTTATCCCCGAGGCCTGGTCAGGCAATATCCTCATGGATGATAAGCGCCGCGCATTTTACGAGTACCACGAAGCGCTCATGGAGCCGTGGGATGGCCCCGCAGCAATTGCCTTCACCGATGGACGCCAAATTGGCGCCACCCTCGACCGCAACGGCCTGCGTCCGGCGCGCTACCTGGTAACCGACGACGACTTAGTCATCCTAGGCTCCGAGATGGGGGTATTGGACATCCCCGAGGAGCGGATAGTCCAGAAATGGCGCCTGCAGCCGGGGCTTATGCTGCTCATCGACCTGGAAGAGGGGCGGATAATCAGCGACCAGGAGATCAAAACGCAACTTGCTGAGGCACATCCGTATACCGATTGGCTGCGCCGCACCCAAATCCGCCTTGAAGAACTGCCAACCAGCGTTGGCCCCATGGCACCCGATGCCACAACGTTGCTCGATAAGCAGCAGGCTTTCGGCTATACCCAGGAAGATATTAAATTTCTCCTCGACCCCATGGTCAGCTCCGGCGCTGAGGCGGTCGGCTCAATGGGAGCTGACAATCCTTTAGCTGTACTATCCTCCAGGCCCAAACATCTGTCCAGCTACTTCAAGCAGAACTTCGCCCAGGTAACCAATCCGGCAATCGACCCGATTCGCGAAGAGTTGGTGATGTCGCTGGTCTGCATGATCGGCCCGCGCCCCAACCTACTCGGCATTGATGAGGCTGGTCAAAACTGGCGACTAGAGACCTCGCAGCCAGTACTAACCAATGAAGACCTGGAGCGCATAAGGCATATCGAATACAGCTCCGGTGGCGCCTTCCGTACCCGCACGGTCGATGTCTGCTACCCGGCCAGCGAGGGTGCCGCAGGCATGCATGATGCATTACAAAATGTCTGCCAGAAGGCCGAACAGGCGGTGCTTGACGGCTACAACATCCTCATCCTCTCGGATCGCAACACCAACCTAGATCATATTCCGATCCCCATGCTGCTTGCCACCTCGGCAGTCCACCACCACCTAACCCGCCACGGCCTGCGCACCAGCTCTGGGTTAGTGGTAGAAACTGGGGCTGCGCTGGAAGTTCACCACTTCGCCACCCTGTGCGGCTATGGCGCTGAGGCCGTTAATCCTTACCTGGCTTTCGACACCATTCAATCGATCCTGCCTCAGCTACCCGAGCAGCTAAACTTTGAGCAGGCTCAGCAGCGCTACATCAACGCTGTTGGCAAGGGACTGCTGAAAGTCATGTCAAAAATGGGCATTTCCACTCTGGAATCCTACTGCGGGGCACAGATATTCGATGCTGTAGGCCTTAACAGCGAGTTCGTCGACAAGTACTTCACCGGCACACCAAGCCGCATCGAAGGGGTTGGCCTCCAGGGGGTCGCCGAAGAAGCCGTCCGCTGGCACAGCAGTGCCTATGGCGGGGCCGATATCTATCGCGATCACCTCGATGTCGGCGGCGAGTACGCCTTCCGGCTGCGCGGCGAAGATCACTCCTGGACCCCGGATGCGATCGCCAAGCTCCAGCACGCTACCCGCGCCAACGACGCCCAGACGTACGCCCAATTCACGCAACTGATCAACGATCAAAGCGAGCGGCTACTCACTCTGCGTGGGCTGATGGACTTCAAATATGCAGATCAGCAGATCCCCCTTGAAGAAGTCGAACCGGCCAGCGAGATCGTGAAACGCTTCTCTACTGGTGCCATATCATTCGGGGCGATATCCTACGAAGCCCACTCAGCGCTGGCCAAGGCAATGAACGCCTTAGGCGGAAAATCTAACACCGGCGAGGGCGGTGAGGAGCCGGAACGCTTCGAGCCACTCGAAGACGGTTCGATGAACCCCGAACGTTCGGCCATCAAGCAGGTAGCGTCCGGGCGCTTCGGAGTTACCGCCGAGTACCTAGCCAACTCCGACGATATTCAGATCAAGATCGCCCAAGGCGCCAAGCCGGGCGAAGGCGGCCAGCTGCCCGGCCACAAGGTCGATCGCAATATCGCTAAGGTGCGCCACTCTACACCAGGGGTCGGTCTAATATCGCCACCGCCCCACCACGACATCTACTCCATTGAGGATCTCGCGCAGCTGATCCACGACCTGAAGAATGTTCAGCCACGCTCGCGGATATCGGTCAAACTGGTCTCTGAGGTGGGCGTAGGTACGGTCGCAGCAGGCGTTTCCAAAGCCCATGCCGATCAGATCACTATCGCCGGCTATGATGGCGGCACCGGCGCCAGCCCCTTGACCTCGATCAAACATGCCGGCAGCGCCTGGGAGATTGGCCTTGCCGAAACCCACCAAACGCTGGTCCACAACCGTTTGCGGGGGCGTGTCTCGCTGCAAGTCGACGGCGGCTTGCGTACCGGCAGGGATGTAGTCATAGGGGCCTTGCTCGGGGCCGACGAGTTTGGCTTTGCTACAGCGCCGCTGATAGTGCAGGGCTGCATTATGATGCGTAAGTGCCACCTGAACACCTGTCCGGTCGGAGTGGCTACCCAGGACCCGGAGCTAAGGCGCCGGTTCCGCGGCAAGCCGGAACACCTGATAAATTACTTCTTCTTCGTTGCTGAAGAGGTGCGGGAAATAATGGCCAAGCTCGGCTTCCGTACCGTCAACGAGATGATCGGCCAATCTGATCGCCTCGAGAAGCGCAGCGCCATCAACCATTGGAAGGCGAACGGCCTCGACTTCTCCGGCATCCTGGCCAAGCCTGAGGCCGTCCCTGGTGTTGCCGTCTATAATTGCGAGGAACAAGATCACGGTCTGGAACAAGCCCTTGATCATTTCCTCATCAAGCAGTCCCAACCAGCCCTGGATAATGGGACTCCGGTGCACATCGAAACCCCGGTCTACAACTACAACCGCACCGTCGGCACCATGCTATCCGGGCGTATCGCTGAACGTTACGGCCACCCGGGCTTGCCCGACGACACCATTTATATTAAGGCACAGGGCACCGGCGGCCAGTCGTTCGGCGCCTGGCTGGCTGGCGGTGTCACCATCGAACTGGCCGGAGACGCCAACGACTATGTCGGCAAGGGGCTATCTGGCGGTCGGATAATAATCTATCCACCCGAAAATGCCGGCATCAAGGTTGCCGAGCACAACATAATAGTCGGCAACACCGTCCTCTACGGCGCAATCAGTGGCGAATGCTTCTTCCGCGGAGTCGGCGGCGAGCGATTCTGCGTCCGTAACTCCGGGGCAACCGCGGTGGTTGAAGGGGTTGGCGACCACGGCTGTGAATACATGACCGGTGGTGTCATGATCTGCTTGGGTTCAACCGGCCGTAACTTTGCCGCCGGAATGTCCGGAGGCATAGCTTATGTCCTTGATGAAGAAGGTAGCTTCGCCGAGCGTTGCAACCAGACCATGGTTGACTTGCAACCTATTGATCCGGAGCAGGAGTACCTGGAGAGCATCGAGGAAGCAGAGCGCAATGAACCTATAGACATCTATGAGGATCCACGCCGCCACGATGTTAAACGCCTGCGGACACTTATCGAGCGGCATCTGTCCTATACCGGGTCCCAACGGGCCCGCGAGATACTCGATGACTGGGAGCATTATTTGCCGAAATTCATCAAGGTTATGCCGCTCGACTTCCGTCGCGCACTTAACGAGATAGAGGCTCAACAAGCCCAGCCGCCGGCGCCCACCAGGCCGCCGAAGTTTCATCAAGCTCTGGAGGGGAGCACAGTCAATGGGTAA
- a CDS encoding RnfABCDGE type electron transport complex subunit B codes for MSLQIALAGGVMAALGVLLAAILAIANRRLYVYEDPRIDELEDMLPRANCGACGVAGCRPFAEALVEGRLDPSRCTANSEEMNQAIASFLGVDMGNRERIVARLACAGGTHVAAMRARYQGLKSCRAAALVAGGGKGCSWGCLGLGDCEVSCKFDAIRLNRYGLPVIDPSRCTACGDCVDVCPKDLLSLQPESHRLWVNCRNQDPQDEAMAQCEVVCTGCGRCAADAPEGLIRIERNLAVIDYEKNALASPVAIERCPTGAIVWLEGDKPRKGAGARKIIRKESLPRMEPLPRV; via the coding sequence ATGAGCCTGCAAATTGCGCTAGCCGGCGGCGTCATGGCCGCCCTGGGCGTATTATTGGCGGCAATTTTGGCAATTGCCAATCGCCGTCTGTACGTCTATGAGGATCCGCGCATTGACGAGCTCGAGGATATGTTACCACGCGCCAACTGCGGTGCTTGTGGGGTTGCAGGCTGTCGGCCATTTGCGGAGGCCCTTGTTGAAGGGCGCTTGGACCCGTCACGCTGCACCGCCAATTCCGAGGAGATGAATCAGGCAATCGCCAGCTTCCTCGGTGTGGATATGGGTAACAGGGAGCGCATTGTGGCTCGTCTGGCCTGTGCCGGTGGCACCCATGTGGCGGCGATGAGGGCCCGTTATCAGGGCTTGAAGTCGTGTCGAGCCGCGGCTCTTGTCGCTGGTGGTGGCAAGGGTTGCTCATGGGGCTGCCTAGGTCTGGGTGATTGCGAAGTCTCCTGCAAGTTTGATGCCATACGCCTTAATCGCTATGGACTGCCAGTGATCGATCCGAGCCGCTGCACGGCGTGCGGTGATTGTGTCGATGTTTGTCCAAAAGATTTACTCAGCCTGCAGCCTGAAAGTCATAGGCTGTGGGTCAACTGCCGCAACCAGGATCCGCAGGATGAGGCCATGGCTCAGTGCGAAGTCGTTTGTACTGGCTGTGGCCGCTGTGCTGCCGACGCCCCAGAAGGGCTTATTCGCATAGAGCGTAACCTCGCGGTTATTGATTACGAGAAAAATGCCCTGGCTTCGCCCGTTGCTATTGAGCGTTGCCCCACAGGAGCCATTGTTTGGCTAGAAGGGGATAAACCACGCAAGGGGGCAGGGGCCCGTAAGATTATCCGCAAGGAGTCGCTGCCACGTATGGAGCCATTGCCCCGCGTTTAA
- a CDS encoding 2-oxoacid:acceptor oxidoreductase family protein has protein sequence MLFKRKISPEMIKYQGLRGAMDGNTAIIQCEREASDAAGAYPITPSTDMGEMWAEEVSKGHINISGRALKFIEPESEHAAAAVTAGLAMTGMRAINFSSAQGVAFMHESLYAAAGKRLPYILNIGCRAITKGALNVHAGHDDYHCIDDTGFFQLFAKNAQEVADLNIIAHKIAELALNPGAVAQDGFLTTHLIDSLRVPERELIAEYLGRPDDWIECPTPAQRMIFGDKRRRIPAIWDVDNPMLSGSVQNQDSYMQQVAGQRPYFFDHLTEIADNCMEEFFLLTGRPYQRVSGYRVDDAEYLIMGQGSVVATAEAIADYLRETRGIAVGVVNLTMFRPFPGAELAELLRGRKGVAILERVDQPLAEDLPLARETRAALTKCLENRVAGKGKPYPDYPAFSGGEMPRIYSAAFGLGSRDLQPEGLIAAVENMLPDGEQRTFFYLSVDFARPNPATPKQELHQQNLQEAYPGIEKMALRGSENPSLLPEGSITARLHSVGGWGAMTTGKNLAMTLFDLLDFHIKANPKYGSEKKGQPTTYYLAAAPEPIRVSSELKEVEVVLSPDPNVFDHSNPLAGLAKEGVFIIQSNLDSPQAVWESFPAAAQRYIVENDIRVFYLDAFQIARDEASDADLQFRMQGIAFQGAFFAASPLMERRGLTRESLFRAIEQQLQEKFGSKGARVVEDNLRVVRRGFDEIHEITAKQLGGEVIPAGEQNRLPEMPVMLKRLPQSQNASSDIHRFWEQTGSFYVAGQGSDNLVDPFMAQSLIPASTGIYRDMTQVRFEYPAWDPSKCTACGDCYAVCPDTALPGLVNTIGEVLDTAVRRIETGGRPTRHLRRAVRDLEKRLRKALLEVGEEADVRAELDRSIAALLSESDLQEGDKQRLEEELGWLRESLGSFQFAATKPFFTAQEKRQPGSGGLFSLTVNPYTCKGCMECVSICEEDALEAVTQTPEDVERMRQQWDFWLDLPTTKPDYIRIEDINEGIGALETLLLDKSAYNSLNSGDGACLGCGEKSAVHLFTATVTALMQPRVREHVAKLDDLINRLEQHVRLKLADGMDLSDFGAVSEVVATHADKDLTLSRLSSALDQGSGAQNVDPDWLRWVSGLLAKLKDLRWRYVEGPTGRGRVDMGIINATGCTSVWGSTYPYNPYPFPWTSHLFQDSPSMAIGIFEGHMQKMAEGFKAVRMAELELSGKYDPATHDEFFAQFNWEMFSDEEYELCPPVVSLGGDGAMYDIGFQNLSRALMSGLPIKVLVLDTQVYSNTGGQACTSGFISQVSDMAPYGKAWKGKDEIRKEISLIGLAHRTSYVAQGTISNVTHLLESFIEGLNTRRPAIFNVYAVCPPEHGVGDDVAFLQSKMAVESRAYPLFRYNPDRGTTFRECSDLEGNPDIEQDWPEYTLRYLDDDGNEQSMELPMTFADFALTEGRFRKHFKQVPPEKWSDEMIPLVELLELSEEDREGLFPYIWAVDKNNRLVKVIVSEELVLSTEERRDFWYQLKGLLGLDRQEPNAEQIAAQTRQEMAQRISAALVSLASGEGSADLAANLEQAPALPSSDGGGQAQGSGGDSAQPAGLDWEYEPVWVESNECTACDDCIDVAPGVFAYDDNKQVIVKNPKGAAFKDIVKAAEKCSSFAIHPGTPFDPNEPGLDKLMKRAQKLN, from the coding sequence ATGCTCTTTAAACGCAAAATCTCGCCAGAGATGATTAAATATCAGGGGCTTCGCGGCGCCATGGATGGGAATACCGCGATTATTCAATGTGAGCGTGAGGCATCAGATGCTGCCGGTGCCTATCCCATTACCCCTTCCACCGACATGGGTGAGATGTGGGCAGAAGAGGTCTCCAAGGGGCACATTAATATTTCCGGGCGGGCGCTAAAATTCATTGAGCCCGAGTCGGAGCACGCGGCAGCTGCGGTAACTGCCGGCTTGGCCATGACCGGCATGCGTGCAATCAACTTTTCCTCAGCGCAGGGCGTGGCGTTTATGCACGAATCGCTCTACGCCGCTGCCGGTAAGCGCCTGCCGTATATCCTCAATATCGGTTGCCGGGCCATAACCAAGGGCGCACTGAACGTCCACGCCGGCCACGACGACTACCACTGTATTGACGATACCGGCTTTTTCCAGCTCTTTGCCAAGAACGCTCAGGAAGTTGCCGACCTCAATATCATTGCTCACAAGATAGCTGAGCTGGCCCTTAACCCGGGTGCGGTTGCCCAGGACGGCTTTCTGACTACCCACCTGATCGATTCTCTGCGCGTGCCGGAGCGTGAGCTCATTGCCGAGTATCTCGGGCGCCCGGATGACTGGATCGAGTGCCCGACCCCAGCACAGCGTATGATCTTCGGCGATAAGCGCCGGCGTATCCCGGCGATTTGGGATGTCGATAACCCGATGCTCTCCGGTTCGGTGCAGAACCAGGACTCCTACATGCAGCAGGTCGCCGGGCAGCGACCCTATTTCTTCGATCACCTCACTGAGATCGCCGATAACTGCATGGAGGAGTTCTTCCTCTTGACCGGCAGGCCGTATCAGCGGGTCTCCGGCTACCGGGTTGATGATGCCGAATATCTGATTATGGGGCAGGGCAGCGTGGTCGCTACTGCCGAGGCCATCGCCGATTATCTGCGCGAGACTCGGGGAATCGCGGTTGGCGTAGTTAACTTAACCATGTTCCGGCCGTTCCCAGGCGCGGAGTTGGCCGAATTGCTGCGCGGTCGTAAAGGGGTAGCGATCCTAGAGCGGGTAGATCAGCCTTTGGCCGAAGACCTGCCACTGGCGCGCGAGACCCGGGCGGCTTTGACAAAGTGCCTGGAGAATCGGGTCGCCGGCAAGGGTAAGCCGTATCCCGACTATCCGGCCTTTAGCGGCGGTGAGATGCCGCGCATCTACTCGGCAGCATTTGGCCTCGGTTCCCGCGACCTGCAGCCGGAGGGGCTGATTGCAGCAGTCGAGAATATGCTCCCCGATGGTGAGCAGCGCACCTTCTTCTATCTGTCGGTCGATTTCGCCCGGCCCAATCCGGCGACGCCGAAGCAGGAACTGCATCAGCAGAATCTGCAAGAGGCCTATCCCGGGATCGAGAAGATGGCCCTGCGCGGCTCGGAAAACCCGAGTCTGCTGCCGGAAGGCTCGATTACTGCCCGGCTCCACTCGGTCGGTGGCTGGGGTGCCATGACCACCGGCAAGAACTTGGCTATGACCTTGTTCGATTTGCTCGACTTCCACATCAAGGCCAACCCCAAGTATGGTTCGGAGAAGAAGGGTCAGCCGACCACCTACTATCTTGCCGCTGCCCCTGAGCCGATCCGGGTCAGCAGCGAGCTCAAAGAGGTTGAGGTGGTACTCTCCCCGGACCCGAACGTCTTCGACCACTCTAATCCATTGGCCGGTCTGGCCAAGGAGGGGGTGTTCATCATCCAGTCCAATCTCGACAGCCCTCAGGCGGTGTGGGAGAGCTTCCCCGCTGCTGCACAGCGCTATATCGTCGAGAACGATATCCGCGTCTTTTATCTCGATGCGTTCCAGATCGCCCGCGATGAGGCCTCGGATGCCGATCTGCAGTTTCGGATGCAGGGCATAGCGTTCCAAGGGGCATTTTTCGCCGCATCGCCACTTATGGAGCGCCGTGGACTGACACGTGAATCACTATTCCGGGCTATTGAGCAGCAGTTGCAAGAGAAGTTCGGCAGCAAAGGGGCTCGCGTGGTGGAGGATAACCTGCGGGTGGTGCGCCGTGGTTTCGATGAGATCCACGAGATTACCGCTAAGCAGTTAGGTGGTGAGGTTATCCCCGCCGGTGAGCAGAACCGCCTGCCGGAAATGCCGGTTATGCTCAAGCGGCTGCCGCAATCGCAGAATGCTAGCTCGGATATCCACCGCTTCTGGGAGCAGACCGGCAGTTTCTATGTCGCCGGGCAGGGTAGCGATAACCTCGTCGATCCGTTCATGGCCCAGTCGCTGATCCCGGCCTCGACCGGCATCTATCGGGACATGACGCAGGTGCGCTTTGAGTATCCGGCCTGGGATCCGAGCAAGTGTACCGCCTGCGGTGACTGCTACGCAGTCTGTCCGGATACCGCCTTGCCGGGTCTGGTAAACACCATCGGCGAAGTCCTCGATACCGCGGTGCGGCGTATCGAGACCGGCGGTCGGCCGACCCGCCATCTGCGCCGCGCGGTTCGCGATCTTGAGAAGCGTTTGCGTAAGGCGTTGCTCGAGGTCGGGGAAGAGGCCGATGTGCGCGCTGAGCTCGATCGCTCGATCGCTGCCCTGCTCAGCGAGAGCGATCTGCAAGAGGGTGATAAGCAGCGCTTAGAGGAGGAGCTGGGCTGGCTGCGCGAGAGCCTCGGCAGTTTCCAGTTCGCGGCTACCAAGCCGTTTTTCACCGCGCAGGAGAAACGTCAGCCAGGCAGTGGCGGGCTCTTTTCGCTGACCGTCAATCCTTATACCTGTAAAGGCTGTATGGAGTGCGTCAGCATCTGCGAAGAGGATGCCCTCGAAGCAGTCACACAGACACCTGAAGATGTCGAACGGATGCGCCAGCAGTGGGATTTCTGGCTCGACCTGCCCACTACCAAGCCGGATTACATCCGCATTGAGGATATTAATGAGGGGATTGGTGCGCTAGAGACGCTTCTGCTCGATAAGAGTGCCTACAATTCGCTCAACTCAGGCGACGGTGCCTGCCTCGGCTGTGGTGAAAAGAGCGCGGTGCATCTGTTTACCGCTACAGTTACAGCCCTGATGCAGCCGCGGGTGAGAGAGCATGTGGCGAAACTCGACGATCTGATTAATCGCCTCGAGCAACATGTTCGCCTCAAGCTCGCCGACGGCATGGATCTGTCTGATTTCGGCGCCGTTAGCGAAGTGGTGGCGACGCACGCCGATAAGGATCTGACCCTCTCGCGGTTGTCGAGTGCACTCGATCAGGGCAGCGGGGCGCAGAATGTCGATCCCGATTGGCTGCGCTGGGTCAGCGGCTTATTGGCCAAGCTTAAGGATCTGCGCTGGCGCTATGTCGAAGGTCCAACGGGGCGCGGTCGCGTTGACATGGGTATTATCAATGCGACTGGTTGTACCTCGGTATGGGGTAGTACCTATCCCTATAACCCCTACCCGTTCCCGTGGACCAGCCACCTGTTCCAGGACAGCCCATCGATGGCCATCGGCATCTTTGAGGGGCATATGCAGAAGATGGCCGAAGGCTTTAAGGCCGTGCGCATGGCTGAGCTGGAGCTATCCGGCAAGTACGATCCGGCGACCCACGATGAGTTCTTCGCTCAGTTCAATTGGGAAATGTTCAGCGACGAGGAGTATGAACTCTGTCCGCCGGTGGTTAGCCTCGGTGGCGACGGGGCGATGTACGACATCGGCTTCCAGAACCTCTCGCGGGCTCTTATGTCAGGGTTGCCGATCAAGGTCCTGGTTCTCGATACGCAGGTCTACTCCAACACCGGCGGCCAGGCCTGTACCTCTGGTTTTATAAGCCAGGTCTCAGATATGGCGCCGTACGGCAAGGCGTGGAAGGGTAAGGATGAGATCCGTAAGGAGATCAGTCTGATCGGCTTAGCGCACCGCACGAGCTACGTGGCGCAAGGGACGATCAGCAACGTTACCCATCTGTTGGAGAGCTTTATTGAGGGTCTGAATACGCGCCGACCGGCGATATTTAACGTCTACGCCGTTTGTCCGCCAGAGCACGGAGTTGGTGATGACGTTGCCTTCTTGCAGTCGAAGATGGCGGTTGAGTCACGCGCTTATCCGCTGTTCCGCTACAACCCGGATCGCGGTACCACCTTCCGTGAATGCAGCGATTTGGAGGGTAACCCGGACATTGAGCAAGATTGGCCAGAGTATACCCTGCGTTACCTCGATGATGATGGCAACGAGCAGAGCATGGAACTACCCATGACCTTTGCCGACTTTGCCCTGACTGAGGGCCGCTTCCGCAAGCACTTCAAGCAGGTACCGCCGGAGAAGTGGAGTGATGAGATGATCCCCTTAGTTGAGCTGCTGGAGCTCTCTGAGGAGGATCGCGAGGGGCTGTTCCCTTACATCTGGGCGGTCGATAAGAATAACCGCCTGGTTAAGGTGATTGTCTCTGAGGAGTTGGTCCTCTCCACCGAGGAGCGGCGTGATTTCTGGTATCAGCTCAAGGGGCTGCTCGGGCTTGATAGGCAGGAGCCGAACGCTGAGCAGATTGCGGCGCAGACCCGCCAAGAGATGGCGCAGCGGATAAGTGCTGCCCTGGTCTCTTTGGCAAGCGGTGAGGGGTCCGCTGATCTAGCCGCCAACTTGGAGCAAGCGCCGGCGCTGCCTAGCTCTGATGGTGGCGGTCAAGCGCAGGGGTCTGGCGGTGATTCTGCCCAGCCGGCTGGTTTGGACTGGGAGTATGAGCCGGTTTGGGTGGAGAGTAACGAGTGCACGGCTTGCGACGATTGTATAGACGTCGCCCCGGGGGTCTTTGCTTACGACGATAACAAGCAGGTTATCGTCAAAAACCCCAAAGGGGCAGCGTTTAAGGACATAGTCAAGGCCGCGGAGAAGTGCTCGTCGTTTGCGATCCATCCGGGGACGCCGTTCGATCCTAACGAGCCGGGCCTCGATAAGCTCATGAAGCGGGCACAGAAGCTTAATTGA